The stretch of DNA TCTCCAAAAGATTGAATATTAATTACAATCGATCTCTTTATGACTGACCATCACGGTCGATCTTTTTGAAGTCAAGTATTAATTATGATCGATCTCTTACAAGTAATTATTGATTACAATAGACTAAGAATGATCATCTTAaatactatttataataaataaaaaaatcgattaataatatatatatatatatatatatatatatatatatatattatatacaccGATGATGTTATAGtgtaataatttatgatttacttatctttttctaataaaggaaggaaaaaaaagagagagaaaaaaaacgaGAGAGATCATCATCTATGCAAAAGGATGAGAAATTATCATattgtctattttatttatttattttgtaattactaatttagtgTTCTTACAACATATAAGCTATAAtgctactaaaaaaattagtaaaatttacaaatttaaaatttttgtaattcgCAATTAAGatattactattaaaaaattaactaaaaattaaactttcatTTATTCATCTAAATAAACTAATGTAATGTttgaaaattcataattaaaccaaaatttacattattttcataataattcttATTTAAAGCAAGtccaaatacaaaatatttttttctttccaacGAAATCTCAAGGCTTCTCACTATTGTGCATTCAAATCAATATCTGCAATAACAACATTCACATATAAAAATACAATCATGGCACTCAAACACACATATGCAAGGATAAACTAACTTAAACAAAACatcaacattaaataaataatacacaaTACAATCTTACTAAAGTTGTTACAATTTATCACTTGTCATAATGTCTCTTGTCTTACACAACAACAATAAAACCAAGTGGTCTCCATGCAAAAGGTCCAACATCAACATCATATCAAAATCATTGCACGTAGTTTACCATCCAAACCAACTCACTTTTAAAGTCAAACTCACTCTTCCTCCCTACTGCCCTGGAATGTTTAGACATAGTCTACTTCTTTTATCATCCACGAGTCTTACGGATGAAGATTAAAACTCATATAGTTGCACCGAGTCCATCATTCCCCACTGCTCTCCCATAAAGACTTATAGTCGAAGTCCACAACGTCATCTCCCAAAGCTCCCTCACCTTATGCTGAAACCCACTCGTTTCTCAACTAAATATTACTAAACATGCATGTATTCCATCCAAAAAATCCATACTCTAACTCATCACCATCATTTTAAATCATCCACATAAGATTAAAACCTTAATCCACACACAAACAATGCCCAAAACGCAAAAATAACAACCTATTATTTTTGCATCGACGTCCAACGCTCCATGTCTCACCTGGCAAGACCTACACCAAAAGTCAAAATCTCCTAGGGACTCGTTTTCTAACCTAGTAATCACACATGTCTCCCAACAACACAAAACCTGCACACGAAAATGGAAACCAATTGCTCATTGTTTTAAAGTCATATAATGACAAAACAGTTTGCCCCTATAACCACTTCAAAATGTAAACCTAATATTTTTACCCTTTCCACTTGCTACTTCATCTTAATGTTCGTACGCTCATTTATTACCATCACCACAAAATATCCTCTAAGAGtctcaaatattaaaattaacccAATATCATATGATTTAAActttgaatttatttcatttaattgatAGTAAACAAGCACTCaccaattttcttaattgattcAACTCCACTTAACTTATCATATTCTTAACTCATTTTCTTTCATATAACCTGAAAGAGTCCATTTCACTATATCATGGTAATAAGTGTCTAGAATACTTCAATTCCCACATAAATTTTACACTTATAATACATGAATTGTTCATATGTTGCAAGTAAATAACCCATTTTAGCTCAAAGTAACATAATGAGTTATAAAGAATTAGAATTCAGTGAATCTAATGATATTTTGATGTATTACGGTGATTTTGGAGGAAAACAACAATGATGTAGTTGAGCTACAAGTATTGGCATTGAGCATTGAAAGCACCATAAAAAGAACATGAATTTTGACCTTCCATGTGAAAGGCACAAAATGACGTTAAGCCACACAAGAAAATCCTTGCAAAAGGAAACATGAAACACCAAAAAAAGGGGCTAAGCTGAAAAGGAAATCCTTCAAAGAAGGATAATTTAAGTGTTGATCACCAAAACAACAAATGGATGCGCTAAAAAGAAAATCCACCATGAGAGGAAAACGTTGTTATTGAGCATTACGAGCATTGCCCAAGATTTTCTCAAAAATAGGTTATTGCCTCTAGTTTTAACAATCCCTCTTAGCTTCTTTAGGCATTCTCACTCTATAACAAATTAGAATATCTTAGTGAGAGGCATGAGAGACGAACAACAAACTCCTAAAGCTTAGTTTTTCGTATCAACATGATTATTTGAACTTTCTTGTGTTGAGATTGAATGTATTTGGTTCTAATTTTTGTGTAGTGTTACCTCTctaatatttatgtttgattttattcaacTGTTTATGGTTTGATTTATGTTTATTGTTTGAATGAATTGACAACTCATCTTATTTCATTGGTTTGGATTGAGTTTGGAGACTAATATTAAATTGTGGTCCAATCAAATCACCTCATTCTTGTTAAAGGGTTGTACATGCTTTAAAGGGTGGGTTGAATATAAAGTTATGCACTTAAGGTAAAAGTTCATTCAACGAGGAGTGGAGGAATTACATTGGGTCTGAAGTTCTTAGGTTTCAAATTATATGAATGGGCCTATATCTACCTTAGAGTATTTTCATATCATTGAATAAATAACAACATACTAAATATAAAAGAGAAGTGGCAGTACAACAGAAGTAGAGGAGATAAAATCCAACCTCAACATCGAGGAGATAAAATCCAACCTCAACACctatttattatcatattttccaAATCTTAGTTAAACTTTGTTTTTATGATCAACACAACTTTTACAAACACTATTCCATTGAATCCAACAAGAAATATTGGACAATCTTAACAAATTTATGTAAATACGATACTTATTTCATACTTACTCTACACCCGATACATTTATTGAAATGGATTGCTACTCTAACATTTTATCACATAACAAAATCACTTGATCATGAAACTTTCAAATCTTACACAATTATCACAATTTCATATATCACCATATATATTCATATCACATTAATTATAACATTCTCAAAATATTGATCAAAATttcttaaacaatttttatccataaataaaagaaataaatttagcATATCATTTCTTACAGTGAGAATTTAACAATCCACTAAATAGTTCATTCACAACATCCTCATGTTAAAACAAAATCCATTCAACTTCTTTATACATTAACTTTACTAAAAAACCataattttatacattataCCTTCTTCAACTTAAATCTTGACAAATTTCAACATATAACTTCTGACGATCTTAAACTCATCTTTCactaatgaaaagaaaaacatttaagtCACATTAACCATAGATTACCAGTATACACTATTTTATTACCAGTCAAATCAACTCAAAAACACAAATAACTAGTTAACATCCTGCCAACACATGAAGGTAATAATATAAGCAAGATATATAAAGGAGTAATTGCATAATGTAGTGTTGAACATGTAAAGTGTTTTTCATCCCTTTGAAAAGACGAATATGTCCCCATGTATATCCAGAATGTTCTAGAGACGCCATGATCTTTCTCTGTTTCTAAGAATCCTTAGAAAAACACAGGAATTCTTCACAGTGCGAGTCATCACTGAATGTTCGGTGAAGAAACTAAACTCTGATAGGAGGGAACAGAAGCAAGAGATTCTCAACATGTTCGGAGTGGTTTTCCCGAACCGGAGCTTCCCCATGGATATCTCAACCTTCGCCCAAATCGACACCTTCCACTGGGTCCTCGACATGAACACTTTCGTAGGTAACATCAACCCTAAACTCAAAACCCCACATTCATTTCTCAATTTCTCACCCCGCTGCACATTACCTTTCGATTTCACTAACCCTCTAACGTGCGCAGGCGAGGCGTACGACCAGGTTCGCGACCTCTGCATCTTCCTCCTTAACGGCTTCACCCTCCCGCCGGAGAAAGCGCTCGCCGTCTACATCCAGTCGCCGGGATCGCCCTTCGTCTTCTGCGGCGCCGTCACGGTGGCGCGCCCCTCCGCCGTCCTCACACTCTCGTGGCCGGAGCCCGGCGCTGCTGGGCCGCTGCAGCTGACGGCGGACGCGCAGCCGCTTTCGGCGAAGATCGGCGTGTCGGTGGAAGATCTGGCGTCGTTGCCGTCGCTTGATGTGGCGGCGGAGAAGCGAATCGAAGGGTTGGCGATGAAGGTCGGAGAGAATCTGTTCAATTTCATGCAATCGTTTTGCGGTGTGGATGGGTCCAAGTTGGTTGTTCCCATGGATATCTTGGACCGTTGGTTCAAGAAGTTTCAAGAACGGGCCAAGCGTGACCCTGAATACCTGAAGGGTTTCGCTTTGTAAGTCTAGAATGCCTTTTCTTTTGttcattaattgtttaaaattgtAATGACAGGGAATATAGATGGAATACTATCTTGTACTGTGATTCTAgcttacatgtttttttttttttttgctgagAACTTGTGGTCACTTCATAATTTAGCAGAGTGGTTCAAATTTGAAATCTGTCTTTGTTAGAAGTACTGAAACATAGAATGCAGGTAGTGTTAGGTGAAACCTTATTGTGATTTTTTCTTAATCCATGTTTGATAGCAGTGCAGATACACAGGTGCAATGTTAAATTAGAATGCTCAGAACATTGTTATATCTGGAGTTGAATTCCTCATGATGTGTTGCTAGTTCTGTATACTGTGTTTAATTTCATGTTTCAGATGTGATTGATTTCTAGAAGTTAATAAtggttataatttttgttttgtctttATCCTTAAAGTGATAACAAACATGTCATGCATTGTTTTCTGATCAGCATCATGGTTTGAATGGTGAAAGCAAGCAGGTTCAAGAAATTGCAGAACAATGATGCTGCagcattaattttttatttggtgaaaaAAGAAATGCTGGAATCATTAGTTGTGATAAATGCACTGAAAAGCACACCAGAGTAATTATATGATTCTATCCCAGTTTTGTTATACAATTGATGTTTTAAGGGGATGTCTTGTCTCTGGTTGGCCATGCCTATAATTCTTTTAGCTTATGGCATAGAAATGGTCTAATTCTTCCATTTTAAGAGAATCTTAGAAAATTTAGgtaaattcttattttaatttttgggaaATAACATGCTGATGATGTAATTAAATTACTCATCAGAGAGAGTGAGTAGTTgcactttttttaaattaagaaataaatactagatttattttattagtttgtatttgaagtgttttatttatatgtaataaattttaagataatattatttattatcggtaattatatctttataaaaaggataaatgtcattgttttatttaagaCTAACAAACATTCTAGAGTGGCCCAAACccattaagatttttttaacaatGAAAGAAGCCCAATAATCTATCTCGAAGGGCCTACTCATTCAGAATTTGGCATCTCATAACAATGACATGACTGATAAACTCTGAAGCATGCTTCGATAAAGTTTTCGATATGCACTTGTCTTAATAAACTTATTAATTTGAGATAAGTTTGGATGCGACTATCCATTCTTCTGGATATCTTGAAAGATATATGGTCCCATCCcattatacaaaaaaatgtgTTGTTCATTGAAAAGTTTATTCTAAAGGAATCGATTGAAAGAGAGgattaaattgtataaattatttataatatttttgttactgACTAGAACTTAAACTTATTTTACACTCgaattgatattataattataatataatttaaaatgaatttccAATTTGGTTCTGGTTCTTGGATTAACTCCGATCTAGATTTAAGGCAAAagctttttttattaaaataagttaattgaAAAAGTTATAATTCCTATAGTTCATTGCAACAAAActaatatttcaattaatatttaatacttttgatcagtctttaaaatttttgaaattacaaAAGAATCCATAAACATTTAAGGTTAATCGTAAAATAATCCAtaactaatctaattattttaaatttaattataaggtTTGAACCTAAttcaatatatttgaatttagttTGACCtgacttaaattaaatttgtttcatttgacCTTGTTTGAATCACATTGACCAAATTAACCTCACTTTTTATTAGTAGGGCATAATTTGAATTAGTCTTAACGTCAATTTCAACCCTTTAATTCAATTCACTCTAACTTAACTTATTACAAACTTGACCTAATAAACTCAACTCCAACTTAACTTTTCACAAACTCGATCTAATAAACCCAACTTAATTTGATTTGAGTCAATTCAATTTTGTGTGAATTAAACTTAGctcaatttaatttgaatttttgagTCTGACCTAATTTATtgtgatataaatatattttgtctttGACTTGATTAAACTTAACTTGATTTGAGTTTATCTTCGACCTTATATGAGTTAGGTTTATCTAAACTTAATCTTACCTTATTTAATCCTAATTTGATTTAACATTATATAAGTTGAACTAACTCAATTTCATcatgattttgaattttcaaaatgtaaaatattactCAGTTTACATATCGTTCATATATAGTTTTTTATGTTGTGAACAAGCAAATATTTGAgcaattaataactttttacatgtgtataaatattttttaaataaatatttcattctcattttaaatatatatatatatatatatatatatatatatatatatattattttaaaaaatgttttatggaTTGCCCTAACTAATAGAATTTCCTGGGCATCTTATCCTTATTCATGTGAATTGACCCATGTCATTTAGTTCTTGCACTCCTTTAAGAAGTAATAGCCTTAAACCAAACATGTGAATTGggtcaaatttaaatatttaccGTTGACATTCTCTATTGCTTACTACACCCCAAAATTACTAACTACAccaaaaataagagaaaaggACTTTAGTGTCCACCACCATCGTCATTGTTGTCATCTCATTACCACTGTTGTAGAGGAAGAAGAAGGGAGACAAACGTAGTAGGGAATGAAGAAGAGAGACACTGCAGAAAAAAACTCATTCCGAAAAGGTTTTTCCATAAtgtatttcatattatttagaAAGTTCTTTTCGAAACACATGCAGAAGGGTTTCATAAACTTCATTATGAAAAACATTAAGTGCATTCTGGAAACCCGTTTCGAAAAACTAATTCTAGAATTCCTTTCATACATTCGAGAGATCACGTTTTGgaaatttcatgtttttaaaatttttcgaaaattttattctggaaaattttaaaaatatgtatttcgGAAGTCAATTTTACATTGGGCAAaattatcattttcataatttgagGGAGTGCATGAAGAAATTGTAGGGGTGCAGGATGTAAAAGCcgatctttaattttttattcacaacTCCATTGAATGCTAAAAGAAATTGTACCATGGCTCCTTTAACTTCTTATTTAAAACATCCGTACAGTGTATAAAAAACTGCAACATCTAATTTGTTCTTGATTACCCGTGATGAGAATGTGAAACAACAATGGTGCGTAAAAGGGATTTTTGAATCATGAAAATGCACACCACACGTTCgaagtaaacaaatataaatgcTAAATTTACGATaagtaaaatgattaaattatgaAAGTTAGAAGTAGCAGAGAAGTTGATTCTTTTTGAGGCTAGTTGGTAGCTATGAGTAGTAGCTAGGGTTGCAAGAAGGgccatttaataatttaaaagaaaaatgtgttgATGAGGCAAAGTGAATTGTGTTATTCCTTATCTCATTCTCTTTTGTTGAATATTGTCCCTTGTTTTACTTCATCATGTGGTAGAGGTTAGTCATTATTGACATTAAATTTTTCAACAACCCAATGGTGAAGACATTAGAAAAAggtatttaatttagtccttaaCTACTACATGGCATTATGAACACCAAATCTCACTTCACTTATTAAGAACACCATGCATTGcaaatataattagaaaaataatagatgAGTAAAGAAGAGTAAACTCTTTGGTTTAAGTACTTTGGGTATCCTTCTAATTATTGCTGCCTCTAGGTCCATCTATCAAATAGACCACCCCATGTGTTATCTAccttcttattcttcttctttttcattataattatcaCTCACACTTGCttcaaaaaatgtaaaaactCTTATTATTTTCGGAGTTTAGTTTAAGATCATACAAACAATTTGggaatattgaaaataaaaaaataatgtaacttTCTTGTGTAAGTGTGTGTTTGATTTTAGTTTAGGAGCTCAAACCTAAGTTTATTTTGCGTTGAAAGTCACATATGATGTttaacaaatctttgttctgTTTTGTTGAACTCCAAACATGAgttgtttttaaagaaaaatcataaaacttTTCCGTTAaataagattttcaattttattcaaccaaacttaatttttttttaactgcaATCTAAACACACCCTATATAgtttgaatagaaaaaaagtgtCTATGATACCAAAAGTTTGAAGATGGAATAAATGAATTATGAAGATAATGACTAACAAAGTGAAGTACAAATTAGTAATTAGCATCCACTAtgatatgagaaaaatataGTTTGGAGGACAAAATGACTCCTAATAAAGATACCCAACCTTTTTAAACtatgtaaagataaattttactTGCTTGTGAACAtgaaaaaaagagtgaaaaagaAAGACATCTAGCTTAATTACTATACAAGAATTAATCAAGTTTTTGTGACTGTTAAAGAAACATCAGAACCACTTacctatttttaataatgattaattaaatGGAAGtaatgttgtgaaaaaaaaaatacatataacttttttagtaaaatttaataattatgatcATTAACGTTTAACTAACATATTTACACAACTTTCAGACTTCTTGTATACTTATTGTTAAATAGAGTGTTCTTTTTGTTCCACATCTCAATTATGAgactaatttatattataaaaactagTGACAATTACACATATACGTATATTTACTTttctatgataataaaaattaataaaattattattattattataaaagtgaataagaataattattacaatttattcgtaaatatttttatttatttattttgtgtgtaatttttttattatatatagttattttagttaTGACTAGAATTagtaagataattattttggttttaaaaactatttacttaaaagtaaaattgaagaaaagtaTATACTCCGAAAAAATCTcttttatataaacataaatgaaGTTAATTATTAACTTACACAAATCTTAATATAATGTCAAAACTTATCGTTACTCATTGATTGAGGCAGTCATATGTAATAAATTTTGTAGGGatgaattgaatttaaatttgttttcaatttaaaaatgttaaagaggtttatatatacaaattttgaaaGTGAATTCCAGTTTGAAAGAAAGACGTTGAGTGCAATGAGGTGTAAGAGAAAGCATTTCCGGTTTTAAGAAAATCACGTTTACATTGATTGTTATTAAGGCTTGATTTGAAGATGAGAAACGCGATTTGAAAGATGGTTGTTTGGGTGCGAAGGAAGAGAagggaaagagaaagagaaggagaaagagaaaaagaagggtTGGAGAGTAGGGAAACAGAGCGCGCTTTAAATGCGGGGCAGACAACAGAGTCAGCGACTTTCGTGAAAGACACTGTCAGGGCCCTTAAGAACCCATGATGTGATACCTCACTCTTTTAAACACATCCATGCATTCATTCATTAATCTTCATTCCCTAATCTTCATTTTTCTCTCcaaaaaaacaattaacttcTATTAATCATCATTTGTATTTGTCGGAATCATGTTATGTTATGATGACAAAAAGTTACTAAAAGTATATTCAGGTTCAGGAGTAGCTCATAATTTatgagagaagaaagaaattttGTTCAACTTTCtatgaaccaaaacatttagaCATTCTCTTTTCACATCTGAAAATCAAAGTATGCGAAAGTTACTTCTTGATGATTTCTGGTGTTAACGTGCATCTGATTAATGTGCACACAGTTCAAAATGAATTAAGTGTGTAAAGAATgagatttatatttaattaggtTTTGAGTGGATGAAAAGTAGTTGATGAGtgatgcatatatatatatatatatatatatatatatgtgtaggTGTTGTCTGCATAGGGGAAAAgcaaatgagaaagttgagtgGCACCAATTTATCTTTTCCCTTTTATCAACAGAGGACAAAGTGTACTGCACATGTTAATCCAGTCAagaggaaggagaagaagaagctaTATATGTATGCATGCGCTGCAATGTTGATGATATAGTCATCATAACCTCATAATTAATACTTGTTCTCTTTCTTCCCTCAACAGTTTTCTTGATTTGTCAGTGTAaaagtaaaagttaaaataaagaaactttTCAAAAGGGCTTTTCAGCAGTAACCTTTTTCTCTCTCACTGTCAACTGCATACTTTTTGAATGCTCATCAATCATAAAGCAATCGattacaaaatcattttctcaCCTCTCACATCATGACCCTCTTTTCTGTTCTGCCAAAAAAGTACTGTTTTCTCTCTGACCCTTCGCATTTATTATTCTCCTTTCGAACAACGGGCCATGATAGGGTTACAAGTCATCACACTCCatacatattcatattcatCACCACCACCGCCATTACCACCTATTCTGctactctcttctctctctctctctctctctcttgcaCACGCACAAATACATATACCATATGTCAACTTCAAAGCGTACAACTTTCTTCCACGTATCACCTGTAACAATTTATGATCATGCTTTTCTCTTACCAATTACTGTCTTTCTCATTctgtttaacaaaaaaattaacaaaaaaaattggcCTTTTTAACCCATCTCAGTAGACCCTTTGACTTTTCACTATGATTTTCAGATCGATATTTATACAAACACCAGTCTTCTAAATCCGTCAAGATATTAACTTTGGATCCACAGCATTACTGAAATTAAAGTTTCACTCACCCTTTTCAGTGTTGTTCATGAATTCACAAGAGACAAATTGAAGAAGGATTATTAATATAGATAGAGGAGTTtgtgatgaagaaaaaaaatatggagtTATGAAAAAGAAGGAAAGGACGAGTATATGCTATATTGGGGTTAGAATTTGGACGCGTTATGAGTGTACTGTAGAGGAGCAAAGAGGTAGTGGATGAAGTTTGTGTGTGATTGATGGGAGAGTGGGTGGTTGAGTTGGGTATGTAAGAGGTGGACACTAGAAGGTACAATCTCTGGGTGGTGCTCTTTCACCTTCAATATATTCGCTTGCAATGGGGTTTCAAAATTTGGACCCCATTTCCTTTTTTCTTCAGTTCCAAACATCTCACAACAAAAGTGGACTTTGACATGTCTTTCTCATGctttcttttctccttcttctctctgtattcataaattattaaatgaggCTATTGGTGTTAGATGTACAACTTGTGTAGCACCTATGCTCCTAGGGTAAGACTAAATTTGTTCAGTGTTCAATGAGCCTGTCAATGCTTTGGGAATTATATACAACAGTTACCAGTTTCAAACCATGAAAGGAATCTACTTCACTGTTCTACCACCATGTGTAACATTGCTCACTGGCATAAATTCTAGCTACCTCATCTACTTTCTGATGAACAGCTTAGGGAAAATCGAagtttatgagaaaaaaaaggttGTGTTGTGATTAGGAGTGGGAGTGGGTGGAATCATTACTTTTGTTCTCTTATTTTGTAAGAGAAGGGAACACTTTATTATgtgttcttattttcttttgtgttaCAGAAGGGATAAAGGTCCATTTGTTGCACATTTACATCCAATGACATGACACTACTTATCACAGGTTCATGGAATATTGTTGCCTTTGACCCTCATTCAAGGCTTATGAACAAACATTTTGGAGGAGACTGTTTTTTCTACCCCGACACTTAGCCACTTCAGGAAACTTACGATGCTCCCTTACAGATCACGCATTCCAATTaacattcaatttttatttcttaacctAACTATCATTTACgtgtaaaactttttttttgttataaccatccaaaattttatttaaaaattttacattcaacaaaaataacaaggttgagttataagaaaaataaaattttaaatataagaataattaattagCGAGAAACGACACATTTTATCTGAATAGAAGGAAAACCACTTAATAAATTAGAGTTCAAATCGTTCTTTGTATTCGTTTATCCATTCAGAAGTTTGAGATAAAATTggattac from Vigna unguiculata cultivar IT97K-499-35 chromosome 8, ASM411807v1, whole genome shotgun sequence encodes:
- the LOC114193618 gene encoding protein OPI10 homolog; translated protein: MFGVVFPNRSFPMDISTFAQIDTFHWVLDMNTFVGEAYDQVRDLCIFLLNGFTLPPEKALAVYIQSPGSPFVFCGAVTVARPSAVLTLSWPEPGAAGPLQLTADAQPLSAKIGVSVEDLASLPSLDVAAEKRIEGLAMKVGENLFNFMQSFCGVDGSKLVVPMDILDRWFKKFQERAKRDPEYLKGFAL